A genomic region of Magnolia sinica isolate HGM2019 chromosome 6, MsV1, whole genome shotgun sequence contains the following coding sequences:
- the LOC131248242 gene encoding PLAT domain-containing protein 3-like — translation MSAVVFVFLLLAAAASASKDECVYTAYVKTGSVIKGGTDSRISLSLGDSRGKELKVRDLEDWGLMGPTYDYYERGNLDIFSGRGPCLSWPICRLNLTSDGSGDHHGWFCEYVEVTATGPHKSCSQTIFYVRQWLATDAPPYELTAVLDGCSQIPPAVGGRSGPLLVGNPLEFDATQ, via the exons atgtctGCAGTCGTTTTTGTCTTTTTGCTCCTAGCAGCCGCGGCATCCGCTTCA AAAGATGAGTGCGTGTACACGGCGTACGTGAAGACGGGCTCCGTCATCAAGGGCGGGACGGACTCCAGGATCAGCCTCTCACTCGGCGACTCGCGGGGAAAGGAGTTGAAAGTCCGAGATCTGGAGGACTGGggtctgatgggccccacctacgacTACTACGAGCGGGGCAACCTCGACATATTCAGTGGCCGTGGCCCTTGCTTGAGTTGGCCCATCTGCCGCCTCAACCTCACATCCGACGGCTCCGGAGACCACCACGGCTGGTTCTGCGAGTACGTGGAGGTGACAGCCACTGGGCCCCACAAGTCCTGCAGCCAGACCATCTTCTACGTCCGCCAGTGGCTCGCCACCGACGCCCCTCCCTACGAGCTCACCGCCGTCCTCGACGGCTGCTCGCAGATTCCACCTGCGGTGGGCGGTAGATCGGGGCCTCTCCTTGTTGGGAATCCGCTGGAATTTGACGCTACCCAGTAA